TGATCTTCGCGCTCACGTCGGCCGGGTCGATCGTGGCGGTCACCCCGTCCACATCGGCGAAGACCGGCACGGCCCCGCACATCGAGACCGAGGAGGCGGTCGCAAAGAAGGTGAACGCCGGGACGATCACCTCGTCGCCCGGCCCGACCCCGGCCGCGAGTAAGGCCGCATGGAGGGCGGCAGTGCCATTGTTCACGGCGACGGCGTGGGGGACGCCGCAGTACGCGGCGAACTCGTTTTCAAAGGCGGTGGTGACCGGGCCCTGGGCGATCGTGCCCGAGGCGAGGACTGACAGGACAGCATCGGCCTCCTCCTGGCCGATGAGTGGGTGGGCGATGGGGATCTGCATACGTGGTGCTCCTGATGAATGTGCGAAAACTCATCTTTTATTTTGCGGCAATTGTTTAAGTGGATTTCTCTTTGCCCCTCCTGCCGATCTCTAAGAAGGGCGGTTATTTCCCGGCACACCCGCTGCAAAAGCCCGAAACCTCCGGTACCTCTGGCATGGGGCGCATGGCCGCGCTCCCGGGGACCCCCCCTCCATCATCGAGAAAATACGTCCATATCGCCCCCGGATCCGGGGGTCGCCCGGCCAATCCCGGCCCGTACCGGCGATATCTCCAGATCCCGGTCCTGCAAAGAGCATTCGAGAAACCAGGGGAATGCCGCCCCCTCTCCTGCCAGGATGGCGGCACGTATGATTGTTAGTACTACAAACCCCTTCACCCCCTCGCAGACGGCCGGGGGTGGAGCAGGATGCCGGGCGGAATGTGGCCTGACTATCGGCCTGATTGGATATAACTGCGTTTTTTATGGTGTTTTTCTGGTTCGGTGCGGACGGTTCACGCTTCCCCTGTCACGGTGAGAATGCGCCTGTACAGCGCATCCTGAATCCAGAACCCGCCCCCCTCCCCGTCCATCTCCTCGCGCATCGAGGCAACCCGGCCTTCAGCCTTCGCCTGCAACAAAATGCCGATAATACCGGTGACCGGAAGATTGTAGAGTCCGGCGATACGGCGGGCTTCGGTCTCGTCGAGAAGGAGAATATCGGGTTTCATCTCCAGGGCCAGAGCGATGCTCTCCGACTCACCCGGGTGCAGGTCCTGTTCGAGCAGGTGTACCCGGGCTCGACCACACAGTTCTCCTGGTAGGCTCGCGCCGGAAATAATCTCGATGAAAAGTGTTGGAGGGGGCTGGGGCGATCAGAAAATGAATGAGGAAATCACTGACCTCCTGCGGCTATAAGCGCCCGTATCTCCGGTGTGCCTTTTCTATTCGTCATGAGGTGAGTGATATGGACGATCGCAGCCTCTGAATCGGGTAGTGTTTCAGATCTTCTGTAATTCGTCTGAGCCCTGTCTCCTTGTTTGATCATTCCCCCTCCATCGTCAAATATCTTCTGCCGGTCACCCACTCCTCATTGATGTCCATCAGGATGGATCCTGCCAGCCTGAGGAGTGACTCTTCATTGGGAAAGGCCCCTACAACTTTGGTTCTCCGTTTCAGTTCCTTGTTGACTCTTTCCATCATGTTCGTCGTTCGGATCCGCTTTGCGTGCTCTTTCGGGAACGCCGTGTAACTCATAAGTCCCGGGATGAATCTCTCGATCGTATTGGCCGCTTTCCGATATCCTCGTTCGTTCAGATCATCTGCAAGCTGCTGAAGTCTTTCCTCGTCCCCATATGCCTCCTTCAAGGACTCAGCAACTTCTTTCTGATGTTTCCGTGGAATATTCTTTAAAACCGCCCGGGTGCAATGGACCGAGCACATCTGCCACGATGCGCCGAGGAAGGCGGCTTCCGCCGCCTTCTGGATCCCGGCATGACCATCTGAGACAACCATCTTGACACCCACCAATCCTCGTTCTTTGAGGTCTTCGAACAATCCCGACCAGAACATCTCATTTTCACAATCAGTGATTCTAGCTCCCAGGATTTCCCGGTAGCCATCCATTCGAACACCGGCGATCACCAGAAGAGCTTTGGTGATGTAGCGTGGTCCCTCTCTGACTTTGTAGTACGAAGCATCCACAAAGAGATAGGGAATCTCCTGTTCAATAGGCCTCTGAAGGAATGCATGGACCTGTTCATCGAGGTCCTTTGCTATCCTGGATACTGAAGCAGGAGAGAGTTGTTCGATGCCAAAATGAGCAACAATCTCCTGGATCCGGCGGGTTGAGACTCCCTGAAGGTAG
Above is a window of Methanofollis tationis DNA encoding:
- a CDS encoding IS256 family transposase yields the protein MDPLALIEDYLSDNENGMKTLITWFLNQVMLLEALHQAGAEQYERTDARKAHRNGYKKRSLKTRYGETILQKPQFREFPFETQVFGRYSRVEKALENAIFESYLQGVSTRRIQEIVAHFGIEQLSPASVSRIAKDLDEQVHAFLQRPIEQEIPYLFVDASYYKVREGPRYITKALLVIAGVRMDGYREILGARITDCENEMFWSGLFEDLKERGLVGVKMVVSDGHAGIQKAAEAAFLGASWQMCSVHCTRAVLKNIPRKHQKEVAESLKEAYGDEERLQQLADDLNERGYRKAANTIERFIPGLMSYTAFPKEHAKRIRTTNMMERVNKELKRRTKVVGAFPNEESLLRLAGSILMDINEEWVTGRRYLTMEGE
- a CDS encoding DUF3368 domain-containing protein; amino-acid sequence: MKPDILLLDETEARRIAGLYNLPVTGIIGILLQAKAEGRVASMREEMDGEGGGFWIQDALYRRILTVTGEA